The Armatimonadota bacterium region GCGTCATCGTGGTGGACACCAGCAACGAGATCGCGGGCGACGGAGACATCCCCCACCCGGGCATCGGACGGGCCCGGCGCATGCAGGTTCCGGAACCTGCCCTGCAGCACGCGGTGATGATCGAGGCGGTGGAGAACCACATGCCGGAGGTGATCGTGATCGACGAGATCGGCACGGAGGCAGAGGCCCTGGCCGCCCGCACCATCGCGGAGCGGGGGGTGCAGCTCATCGCCACCGCCCACGGGAACACCCTGGAGAACCTGCTCCAGAACCCCACCCTCTCGGACCTCATCGGCGGCATCCAGGCGGTCACCCTCTCGGACGAGGAGGCCCGGCGGCGGGGTACCCAGAAGACGGTGCTTGAGCGGAAAGCCCCGCCCACCTTCGACGTGGTGATCGAGATCCACGACAAGGACAAGCTGGCCGTCCACCACGACGTGGCGGAGGTGGTGGACCGCATGCTGCGCGGCATCCCGCCCCGGCCCGAGCTCCGGGTGCGGGCGGACAGCGGGGAGGTGGAGATCCGGGCCACGGAGCCGGAGGAGCCCACCCGGTCCTTCGTGGTGCCGTCCCCCGAGGCGAAGCCCGGAGCGAAGAAGGTCCTGCGCATCTATCCCTACGCGGTGAGCCGCAACCGCCTGGAGCGGGCCATCCGGGAGCTCCGGGTACCCGCCTACGTGGTGGACCGGCTGGAGGACGCGGACGTGGTGGTGACCCTGAAGTCCCAGGAGAAGCGGCAGCCTAAGAAGCTGCGGGATGCCCAGGAGCGGGGCGTGCCGCTGTACGTGGTGAAGAGCAACACCGTGACGCAGCTCGTGAACTTCCTGCGCTCCCTGTTCGAGGGAGGAGAGGAGATGAGCGCGGAGGAGGCGGCGCTGCGGGAAGTGGAGGACGCCATCCAAGAGGTCCTGCGGCGGGCGCAGCCCGTGGAACTCTCCCCGCAGAACGCGTACGTGCGCCGGCTGCAGCACGAGCTCGTGCAGCGCTACGGGCTCGTTTCGGAAAGCAAGGGGGAGGAACCGTTCCGCCGGGTGGTGATCTACCCACGGTAACGGAGCCCGCCGGACGACGGACCCCGCAGGGGGTGTTCATCGCCCTGGACGGCCCGGAGGGGGCGGGGAAGACCACCCAGGTGCTGCACCTGGCCGAGCGCCTTCGTTCCCTGGGGGTGGAGGTGGTGACCACCCGGGAGCCCGGGGGGACCCCGCTCGGGGAAGCCATCCGGGGGCTCCTGCTCGATCCCACCTCCCGCGGGATCTGTCCCCGGGCGGAGATGCTCCTGTTCGCCGCGGCCCGGGCCCAGTTCACGGAGGAGGTGGTGCGACCGGCTCTGGAGGCGGGCCGGGTGGTGCTCTCGGATCGGTCCGTCTACGCCTCCCTGGCCTACCAGGGGTATGCCCGGGGGCTGGGGGTCGAGGTGGTGCGGCACGTGAACGAGGTGGCGACGGGAGGGCTGTATCCAGACCTCGCCCTGATCCTGGACGTCCCCCCGGAGGTGGGGCTGGAACGGGTGAGCCGGGCCCGGGGGGCGGGAGGGCTGGATCGGGTGGAGGGCGAGGATGCCGCGTTCCACCAGCGGGTCCGGGAAGGGTTTCTCCGCCTGAGCCGCGAAGATCCGCGCGTGCGGGTGATTCCAGCGACGGGGGACCTGGAGGAAGTGGCGGCCCGGATCTGGAGGGAGGTGGAGCCGGTGTTGCGGGCACGGGGTCTACCGGTCGGGATGGCCGGAGAGGGGGGAGGGGATCGTGGCTAGCGGCACGCAGCTGGTGCTGGCCATCGTGCAGGAGAAGGACGCCCCCAGGCTCATCGAGCAGCTCACCGCCTCCGGCTTCCAGGCCACCATGCTGGCGAGCACCGGGGGATTCCTGCGGGCGGGGAACGCCACCGTGCTCGTGGGCACGGAGGCGGAGCGGGTGGAACGGGTGCTGGAGATCGTGCGGACCACCTGCCGGACCCGGGAGCAGCTGTTGACGCCGGTCCCGCCCGTGATGGAACCCGTGGAGGTGTATGCCGCGTATCCCGTGCGGGTGCGGGTGGGTGGAGGCATCGTGTTCGTGCTGGACGTGGTGCGGATGGAGCGGGTGTAGTGCGGTTCGCGGACGTCCTGGACCAGTACCATGCCATCGGGCTGCTGCGCAGCGCCCTCCGCACGGGGCGGGTCCACCACGCTTACCTCTTCACGGGACCCTCGGGCACGGGTCGGCGGGAGACCGCCTGGGCCTTCGCCCAGGCCCTCCAGTGCCAGCGCTACGCGGAGGACGCCTGCGGGAATTGTCTACCCTGCCAGAAATCGGAGCGGCGGGTGCATCCGGACATCCGGTGGATCGAACCGCCGGAGGGCCGTCAGGGGATCGGCATCGACCAGATCCGGGAGATGCGGCAGGAGGCCGCCTACGGTCCGTACGAGGGGAAATACAGGGTATACATCGTGGCCCCCGCGGAGCGGCTCCTTCCCGAAGCGCAGAACGCCCTCCTGAAGCTCCTGGAAGAGCCTCCGCCCCGTATCGTGATCCTCTTGGTGGCGGAGTCCCCGAACGCGCTGCTGCCTACCGTGGTCTCCCGCACCCAGCTTGTGCGGTTCAATCTGGTCCCCGCGGCGGACATCGAGCGGGCCCTGCGGGTCCAGTTCGAGGTGCCTCCCGCCCGGGCCCGGGT contains the following coding sequences:
- a CDS encoding R3H domain-containing nucleic acid-binding protein, encoding MGTHLHEGGVELSSARLAPLSPQGRERRIPARSIQITDNLDLLLAVLPPHIREAVERKPYRDSLIEVVMDLGRVPEARYPGGAEPLGKEPVTRADIHYVVERVGTFGKDNRAGISGTLHRISAIRNRLGEIVGLTCRVGRAVFGTVDIVRDVIESGKSILLLGRPGVGKTTLLREAARVLADELGKRVIVVDTSNEIAGDGDIPHPGIGRARRMQVPEPALQHAVMIEAVENHMPEVIVIDEIGTEAEALAARTIAERGVQLIATAHGNTLENLLQNPTLSDLIGGIQAVTLSDEEARRRGTQKTVLERKAPPTFDVVIEIHDKDKLAVHHDVAEVVDRMLRGIPPRPELRVRADSGEVEIRATEPEEPTRSFVVPSPEAKPGAKKVLRIYPYAVSRNRLERAIRELRVPAYVVDRLEDADVVVTLKSQEKRQPKKLRDAQERGVPLYVVKSNTVTQLVNFLRSLFEGGEEMSAEEAALREVEDAIQEVLRRAQPVELSPQNAYVRRLQHELVQRYGLVSESKGEEPFRRVVIYPR
- the tmk gene encoding dTMP kinase, whose translation is MFIALDGPEGAGKTTQVLHLAERLRSLGVEVVTTREPGGTPLGEAIRGLLLDPTSRGICPRAEMLLFAAARAQFTEEVVRPALEAGRVVLSDRSVYASLAYQGYARGLGVEVVRHVNEVATGGLYPDLALILDVPPEVGLERVSRARGAGGLDRVEGEDAAFHQRVREGFLRLSREDPRVRVIPATGDLEEVAARIWREVEPVLRARGLPVGMAGEGGGDRG
- a CDS encoding cyclic-di-AMP receptor, yielding MASGTQLVLAIVQEKDAPRLIEQLTASGFQATMLASTGGFLRAGNATVLVGTEAERVERVLEIVRTTCRTREQLLTPVPPVMEPVEVYAAYPVRVRVGGGIVFVLDVVRMERV
- the holB gene encoding DNA polymerase III subunit delta', with product MRFADVLDQYHAIGLLRSALRTGRVHHAYLFTGPSGTGRRETAWAFAQALQCQRYAEDACGNCLPCQKSERRVHPDIRWIEPPEGRQGIGIDQIREMRQEAAYGPYEGKYRVYIVAPAERLLPEAQNALLKLLEEPPPRIVILLVAESPNALLPTVVSRTQLVRFNLVPAADIERALRVQFEVPPARARVLAALCAGRAALAARWARDPDALADRDRVVDWLGRVEQEGLLAALEAAESLAQDRERLGELLDIALLWYRDVLVEQHAGDERLLVNLDRREEIRRLAARLPPEAVRRRLEAIERAKADLRRNVQPRLALEAMFLQFQLHPTPTAPPV